Proteins found in one Gammaproteobacteria bacterium genomic segment:
- a CDS encoding RNA pyrophosphohydrolase has protein sequence MIDSQGYRANVGIVLYNDAGQLFWCKRCGQDAWQFPQGGISENESPEDALYRELKEETGLSRNDVEIVASSKQWLKYRLPPHLVRRRCFPKCIGQKQRWFLLRMVSDESRIDLQNSDIPEFDGWAWVDYWQPINDVVFFKRKVYRRALTEFAPIMNISVD, from the coding sequence ATGATAGATTCACAGGGGTATCGAGCTAATGTTGGCATTGTATTGTATAACGATGCTGGGCAGCTATTCTGGTGTAAGCGCTGTGGACAAGATGCTTGGCAGTTTCCACAAGGTGGTATTAGCGAGAATGAATCTCCTGAAGATGCGTTATATCGTGAGTTAAAAGAAGAGACAGGTCTGTCCCGCAACGATGTCGAAATCGTTGCCAGTTCTAAACAATGGCTTAAGTATCGTCTCCCACCTCATCTAGTCCGTCGTCGCTGTTTTCCAAAATGCATTGGCCAAAAGCAACGTTGGTTTTTGTTGCGCATGGTGTCAGATGAAAGTCGCATAGATTTACAGAATTCAGATATTCCTGAGTTTGACGGATGGGCATGGGTAGATTATTGGCAACCAATCAATGATGTAGTGTTTTTTAAACGTAAAGTTTATCGACGCGCGTTAACTGAATTTGCGCCTATTATGAATATTTCTGTCGATTAA
- a CDS encoding PepSY domain-containing protein: MAKLHIWHRYIGVTASLFVIVLSATGLFLNFSDTLKLNKSHISTAWLLNHYNIGEFSVTSFQTNGHLVSQASNYIYLNGHYALNLKQSLVGALYLDDFILLATQSSLVLIDHDGQIVDEIGKYTGLPENPLGISITSNGHPVIRGVNTYWKGSKELSAWQPLKGPHPKWVAPTHTPNDIDKLIQEHARSNEINYERVLLDLHSGRLLGGWGQNIMSIAAILLLILAFTGIIIWLRKKPNQ, encoded by the coding sequence ATGGCAAAGCTACACATCTGGCACCGATATATCGGAGTGACCGCATCACTGTTTGTGATTGTATTATCCGCAACTGGCCTATTCTTAAATTTCAGTGACACATTGAAACTAAATAAATCTCACATTAGTACAGCTTGGTTACTTAACCACTATAATATCGGCGAGTTTAGCGTCACGTCATTTCAAACGAATGGCCATCTTGTCTCGCAAGCAAGCAATTATATTTATCTGAATGGGCACTACGCACTAAATCTTAAACAATCTTTGGTCGGAGCATTATATCTTGATGACTTTATATTGCTGGCTACTCAGTCAAGCTTAGTCTTGATAGACCATGATGGACAAATTGTTGATGAAATCGGCAAATACACTGGTTTACCTGAAAACCCATTAGGCATTTCAATCACTAGTAATGGCCATCCAGTAATACGCGGTGTTAACACTTACTGGAAAGGCAGTAAGGAGTTGTCGGCCTGGCAGCCATTGAAAGGTCCACACCCTAAATGGGTTGCACCCACGCATACACCTAACGACATAGATAAACTCATTCAAGAACATGCGCGCAGTAATGAGATAAATTACGAGCGCGTTTTATTAGATTTACACAGCGGAAGATTACTAGGTGGCTGGGGACAAAATATTATGTCAATTGCAGCAATACTTTTATTAATACTCGCTTTTACAGGAATAATTATTTGGTTAAGGAAAAAACCTAACCAATAG
- a CDS encoding FMN-binding protein — MRKSIITLLILVTSLACSYSWAKGVYQSPEDFILEIFSSTAPEAERVIVKGDLSKELKSILGHRYSKIRIPYWRDGDRTVWILEKIGKELPITAGFVISDNQVEQFKVLVFRESRGWEIRNDFFTEQFDGAYLTTKNKLNQPIDNITGATMSVNAMKKLSRMALYLHKQVVKEE, encoded by the coding sequence ATGCGTAAATCGATTATTACATTGTTAATATTGGTAACCTCTTTAGCCTGTTCATACTCATGGGCTAAGGGGGTTTACCAGTCTCCAGAAGATTTTATTCTTGAAATCTTTTCTAGCACTGCTCCAGAAGCTGAACGTGTCATTGTAAAAGGCGATCTCAGCAAAGAATTAAAATCTATACTTGGACATCGCTATAGTAAAATTCGCATTCCCTATTGGCGTGATGGAGATCGCACAGTTTGGATTCTTGAGAAAATTGGCAAAGAACTCCCAATTACTGCTGGTTTTGTCATTTCAGATAATCAAGTCGAACAATTCAAAGTGCTAGTCTTCAGAGAAAGTCGTGGCTGGGAAATTCGCAATGATTTCTTTACAGAGCAATTTGATGGCGCTTATCTAACGACCAAAAATAAACTCAATCAACCTATCGATAATATCACTGGCGCAACTATGTCAGTGAATGCTATGAAGAAATTGTCTAGAATGGCGCTTTACTTGCACAAACAAGTGGTAAAAGAAGAATAA
- a CDS encoding porin: MKVKQFSFGFLVSMSLLISSNGFAGEQVTVDKEEYEQLKAAVKFLMSEREENKKAVQDAKHAAEEAAASAKVATDNAQEATEVAEAAAEAIENPLLEGLQNLSIGGYGEVHYNNLNAEDDSRDLDEFDIHRFVLFFGYQFTEKLRFFSEFEIEHGGVESDGDPLGGEVEIEQAYIEYDFNNNSSVLGGVFLIPVGILNETHEPDTFYGVERNNIEAIITPATWWAVGSKLTHVFDAGFKLEAAVHSGLEIPTTGGNAYRVRSGRQKASNADGSHVAYTGAVTYTGVQGLEVGLALQHQDDASQTGGDGLDDGFLYAAHLAYAGNVGGLGVGLRAYYAEWDFDGDAVEAADDDEQKGWYIEPSIKPIENLGFFFRYEDVEGARERDEFNQWTLGANWWLHEHVVLKADYQDREHDEDAEEDRDFKGYNLGIGWQF, encoded by the coding sequence ATGAAAGTTAAACAATTTTCATTCGGTTTTCTCGTAAGTATGTCACTTTTAATTTCTAGCAATGGGTTTGCTGGCGAGCAAGTGACTGTCGACAAGGAAGAATATGAACAGCTTAAAGCCGCTGTAAAATTCCTCATGTCTGAACGAGAAGAAAATAAAAAAGCAGTACAAGATGCAAAACATGCAGCAGAAGAAGCTGCAGCATCTGCCAAAGTTGCAACGGACAATGCACAGGAAGCAACAGAAGTTGCAGAAGCTGCAGCCGAAGCAATAGAAAACCCACTACTTGAAGGCCTACAGAATCTGTCCATTGGCGGCTATGGTGAAGTCCACTACAACAATTTAAACGCAGAAGATGATTCTAGAGATTTAGACGAATTTGATATTCATCGTTTTGTCTTGTTCTTTGGTTATCAATTTACTGAAAAACTGCGTTTCTTCTCTGAGTTTGAGATTGAGCATGGTGGCGTTGAATCAGATGGTGACCCATTAGGCGGTGAAGTCGAAATTGAACAAGCTTACATAGAGTATGACTTTAATAACAACTCAAGCGTATTGGGTGGTGTGTTCTTAATACCAGTAGGCATTCTCAACGAAACTCATGAGCCCGATACATTCTACGGAGTGGAAAGAAATAACATTGAAGCGATCATTACGCCTGCAACATGGTGGGCTGTTGGCTCTAAATTAACCCATGTATTTGATGCTGGCTTCAAACTAGAAGCAGCAGTTCACTCTGGATTAGAAATTCCGACTACTGGGGGCAATGCATATCGAGTGCGTAGTGGTCGCCAAAAAGCATCTAATGCCGATGGTAGCCATGTTGCTTATACGGGTGCAGTCACATACACAGGTGTACAAGGCTTAGAAGTTGGTTTAGCGCTTCAACACCAAGATGATGCATCACAAACTGGTGGAGATGGCTTAGACGATGGTTTCTTATACGCTGCTCATCTTGCCTATGCCGGTAACGTTGGTGGTTTAGGTGTTGGCCTACGTGCTTATTATGCAGAATGGGACTTTGATGGTGATGCGGTTGAGGCTGCAGATGATGATGAGCAAAAAGGCTGGTACATAGAGCCAAGCATCAAACCAATTGAAAACCTTGGATTCTTCTTCCGTTACGAAGATGTTGAGGGGGCACGTGAACGTGATGAGTTCAACCAGTGGACATTAGGTGCAAACTGGTGGTTACATGAACATGTAGTACTAAAAGCAGATTACCAAGACCGCGAGCATGATGAAGACGCAGAAGAAGATCGCGATTTCAAAGGATACAATCTTGGTATAGGTTGGCAGTTCTAA
- a CDS encoding imelysin family protein, protein MIRTILITVLIMVTTFFANATLAAAAVTSKQVGHHYIQMAYQMFADTHKTAVILEQSINQFIANPNSQTHETAKKAWIKAHITYSQTEVFRFGNPNVDDWEGKVNAWPMDEGLLDYVNEDYHYEDGNPHANENLIASQAEINTELVKSTHEKAGSEANVASGYHAVEFLLWGQDQNAENASSGNRSHTDFLQSDLCTNPPCDRRAGYLGVITHLIVNDVAEMLEQWHPSTGSYAKEFAGLTGNEQVHRMLLGIGGLGFGELAAERIRVALIANSQEDEQSCFSDTTDLAILSNTVAIRNIYLGQYETLQGELIEGPSLSDLVSSSKLDNQLKEQLESSVSTANEISQVARHGEPFDQQILQNNHQGKLRLEKLIDQLRDQTQTIEMVMHLVKTNS, encoded by the coding sequence ATGATCAGAACTATTTTGATAACAGTATTGATAATGGTCACAACATTTTTCGCCAATGCGACATTGGCTGCGGCTGCGGTAACTTCAAAACAAGTCGGACATCACTACATTCAGATGGCTTATCAAATGTTCGCTGATACGCATAAAACAGCTGTGATATTGGAGCAATCAATTAATCAATTTATTGCAAATCCAAATAGTCAAACACATGAGACAGCTAAAAAAGCTTGGATTAAGGCACATATCACATATTCACAAACGGAAGTATTTAGATTTGGTAATCCCAATGTGGACGATTGGGAAGGGAAAGTGAATGCTTGGCCAATGGATGAAGGATTACTGGATTATGTTAATGAGGATTACCATTACGAAGATGGTAATCCTCATGCTAATGAGAATCTTATAGCCAGCCAAGCTGAGATTAACACTGAGTTAGTAAAATCAACGCATGAAAAAGCAGGGTCAGAAGCAAATGTGGCGTCAGGATATCACGCGGTAGAATTTTTGTTATGGGGACAGGATCAGAATGCAGAGAATGCATCATCAGGAAACCGTTCGCATACAGATTTTTTGCAAAGTGATCTCTGCACAAATCCTCCTTGTGATCGTCGTGCAGGATATCTTGGTGTGATTACACATTTAATTGTTAATGACGTTGCAGAAATGCTAGAGCAATGGCATCCATCAACAGGTAGTTATGCAAAAGAATTTGCTGGGTTAACTGGCAATGAGCAAGTTCACAGAATGTTATTGGGTATCGGCGGTTTGGGCTTTGGTGAGTTGGCTGCAGAACGAATTCGTGTTGCTTTAATTGCTAATTCTCAAGAGGATGAACAATCCTGCTTTAGTGATACTACTGATTTGGCTATACTAAGTAACACAGTCGCGATAAGAAATATTTACCTCGGTCAGTATGAAACTTTGCAGGGTGAATTGATTGAAGGTCCTTCGCTAAGTGATCTGGTCTCAAGTTCGAAGTTAGATAATCAGCTAAAAGAACAATTAGAATCTAGTGTGTCGACTGCTAATGAAATTTCACAAGTTGCAAGACATGGTGAGCCTTTTGATCAACAAATACTACAGAATAACCATCAAGGTAAATTGCGGTTAGAAAAATTAATTGATCAACTAAGAGATCAAACTCAGACCATAGAAATGGTTATGCATCTAGTGAAGACGAATTCTTAA
- a CDS encoding di-heme oxidoredictase family protein has product MPAKNLSLLRREGFFIGNAFFKNPWVTAPASTSARDGLGPLFNTNACQSCHVKDGRGRPPNNDELMISMLVRVSVDVPYTDQNQQSLIKNGLIADPVYGSQIQNRAVEGVKPEAKVTLAWHESDFKFPDGEIVSLRRPEIILSNLAYGDLHENVIFSARVAPVMVGMGLLDAIPEETLENFVRAQKQSNAGVSGKLNQVWDRQLNKITAGRFGWKAAMPTVRQQVAAAFSGDIGITSHFFPESTCSNKQVHCLSKPSGGEPELEDEILDFVTFYSKSLAVPARRNLDSASVMQGERIFAELGCNHCHIDTVTTGIDKQFPEYSQQEIHPYTDLLLHDMGEGLADGMREFDASGSEWRTPPLWGIGLLQTVNEHTNLLHDGRARNVEEAILWHQGEGISSRDAYANLTYKKRKSLLDFVNSL; this is encoded by the coding sequence ATGCCGGCAAAAAATTTATCTTTACTTAGGCGGGAAGGGTTCTTTATTGGTAATGCTTTTTTTAAAAACCCCTGGGTAACAGCACCTGCCTCTACTTCTGCAAGAGATGGGTTAGGGCCTTTATTTAATACTAACGCTTGCCAATCTTGTCATGTGAAAGATGGAAGAGGTCGACCCCCTAATAATGATGAGTTGATGATTTCAATGCTTGTAAGGGTTAGTGTTGATGTTCCATATACTGATCAAAATCAACAGTCATTAATTAAGAATGGTTTGATAGCAGATCCAGTTTACGGTTCACAGATCCAGAATCGTGCAGTTGAGGGAGTTAAGCCTGAAGCGAAAGTGACACTTGCATGGCATGAATCAGATTTCAAATTTCCTGATGGTGAAATAGTATCGCTGAGGCGGCCAGAAATTATTCTGTCAAATTTAGCGTATGGTGATCTTCACGAGAATGTAATATTTTCTGCGCGAGTAGCACCGGTAATGGTCGGTATGGGTTTATTGGATGCGATACCTGAAGAAACACTTGAGAATTTTGTCAGAGCGCAAAAGCAATCTAATGCAGGAGTATCTGGCAAGCTAAATCAAGTTTGGGATAGACAATTAAATAAAATCACTGCCGGTCGCTTTGGTTGGAAAGCAGCAATGCCAACTGTTAGGCAGCAAGTTGCTGCTGCATTTTCTGGAGATATTGGGATTACTTCTCATTTTTTCCCCGAATCTACATGTAGTAATAAACAAGTGCACTGCTTATCAAAACCTTCAGGTGGTGAGCCTGAGCTGGAAGATGAGATCTTGGACTTTGTTACCTTCTATTCTAAATCTCTAGCTGTGCCTGCCAGAAGAAATTTAGATAGCGCATCAGTTATGCAGGGAGAGAGGATATTTGCAGAGCTAGGTTGCAATCATTGTCATATAGACACGGTTACTACAGGGATAGATAAACAGTTTCCTGAATACAGTCAGCAAGAAATTCATCCCTACACAGATTTGCTCTTGCATGATATGGGTGAGGGGCTTGCCGATGGTATGCGTGAGTTTGATGCTTCTGGTTCAGAGTGGAGAACACCGCCATTATGGGGAATTGGTCTATTGCAAACAGTAAATGAGCACACCAATCTACTGCATGATGGGCGTGCTCGAAATGTTGAAGAAGCTATTTTATGGCATCAAGGAGAAGGAATTTCTTCTAGAGACGCTTACGCAAACCTAACTTATAAAAAACGTAAAAGTCTATTGGATTTTGTTAATTCCCTCTAA
- the bfr gene encoding bacterioferritin, translated as MKGDAKVIEFLNKTLKNELTAINQYFLHARMYKNWGLMKLNDHEYHESIDEMKHADMLIERILFLEGLPNLQTLGKLYIGESPEEMLKCDLQLEMEAIPDLKEAIAYCESVKDYVSRELFEHILESEEEHVDWLEEQFDRISHAGIKNYLQEMMLSDSSAD; from the coding sequence ATGAAAGGCGACGCTAAAGTAATCGAGTTTTTAAATAAGACGCTTAAAAATGAATTAACCGCCATTAACCAATATTTTTTACATGCGCGTATGTATAAAAACTGGGGGTTAATGAAGTTAAACGATCATGAATATCACGAATCGATTGATGAAATGAAACATGCAGACATGCTAATTGAACGCATCTTATTTCTAGAAGGTTTACCCAATCTACAAACATTAGGAAAGCTTTACATAGGCGAATCCCCGGAAGAAATGCTCAAATGCGACCTTCAATTAGAGATGGAGGCTATTCCTGATCTAAAAGAGGCTATTGCTTACTGTGAAAGTGTCAAAGACTATGTATCCAGAGAATTGTTTGAACATATATTAGAAAGTGAAGAAGAGCATGTTGACTGGCTAGAAGAGCAATTTGATAGAATCAGCCATGCAGGCATTAAAAACTACTTACAAGAAATGATGTTAAGTGACAGCTCTGCTGACTAA
- a CDS encoding (2Fe-2S)-binding protein has product MGLYSYFIGSAIYPIMDGIDNHSHLHYLYSMFVCICKQVTDRHIEEAVNNGASSFSDVQSELGVATQCGECKNHARQCMRNCRSQCQSNAISDNNLPKEFVVNLV; this is encoded by the coding sequence ATGGGACTTTACTCGTATTTCATCGGATCTGCGATCTACCCCATTATGGATGGTATTGACAATCATTCTCATTTGCATTATCTTTACAGCATGTTCGTATGTATCTGCAAACAAGTCACTGATCGACATATTGAGGAAGCTGTTAATAATGGAGCTTCTTCATTTTCAGATGTGCAATCTGAGTTAGGTGTCGCCACTCAGTGCGGTGAATGTAAAAACCACGCACGCCAGTGCATGAGAAATTGCCGCAGCCAATGCCAAAGCAATGCCATATCAGATAACAACCTTCCCAAAGAATTTGTAGTTAATCTCGTCTAA
- a CDS encoding DUF1461 domain-containing protein gives MTKTLQAYVLWVLYSFGSLLISFWLAWQLSAQVNFLYPLWYSALKIDQTIERTMPRHLYKQEFIATDVSEHHRLFAEIVTCIQNRGQGLEAIKFYSPSGKQLGQFLTQSEIIHLQDVAALLDILGWFCLATFILCLIVLAAIIIFRMGMPSSKRLLVSIISVLTSLVVLILVFGAKKFFYWLHTVVFPDNHQWFFYYEESLMSMLMKAPDLFAPISVQLLLLGIFIWLLHLMLVRKFGRFRMV, from the coding sequence ATGACTAAGACATTACAAGCATATGTGCTGTGGGTGCTGTATTCATTTGGCTCATTATTGATTAGTTTTTGGCTTGCATGGCAATTGTCAGCGCAAGTAAATTTTCTTTACCCGCTTTGGTACTCTGCATTGAAGATTGATCAAACGATCGAACGGACCATGCCCAGACATTTATATAAGCAAGAATTCATTGCTACAGACGTGAGTGAGCACCACCGTTTGTTTGCAGAAATTGTTACCTGTATACAAAATCGCGGACAAGGTTTAGAAGCAATTAAATTTTATAGCCCCTCTGGGAAACAATTAGGTCAGTTTCTTACGCAAAGTGAGATTATTCACTTGCAAGATGTTGCAGCTCTGTTGGATATTCTGGGCTGGTTTTGTTTGGCGACATTTATTTTATGTTTGATAGTGCTAGCTGCGATTATAATTTTTCGAATGGGCATGCCGTCATCTAAGCGATTATTAGTAAGTATCATAAGCGTGCTTACATCGCTAGTAGTATTGATACTTGTATTTGGTGCAAAGAAGTTTTTCTATTGGCTACATACCGTGGTGTTTCCAGATAACCATCAATGGTTCTTTTATTATGAAGAGTCACTGATGAGTATGTTGATGAAAGCCCCTGACCTTTTTGCACCCATTAGTGTGCAGTTATTGCTGTTGGGTATCTTTATATGGCTGCTGCATTTAATGTTAGTACGAAAATTCGGTCGTTTTAGAATGGTTTAA